In a single window of the Manis javanica isolate MJ-LG chromosome 16, MJ_LKY, whole genome shotgun sequence genome:
- the LOC140846848 gene encoding bromodomain adjacent to zinc finger domain protein 2B-like isoform X5 — protein MCLADQKPLPELPRIPGLVLSGSTFSNCLMVVQFLRDFSKALGFNVSTDIPNLSILQEGLLNLGDSMHKVQDLLVRLLSAAVCDPGLITGYKAETALGEHLLNVGVNRDNVSEILQIFLEARCGQTELTESLRTKAFQAHTPAQKASALALLISELACSRGVASEIDKNADYMSNLRRDQWMVEGKLHKLRIIYAKKAGKRDTSGGIDLGEEQHAAATPTAGRKRRRKGGDSDADGNEEEEEAKEDKKGKKTDVCEDEDEGDQAASVEELEKQIEKLSKQQSQYRRKLFDASHSLRSMMFGQDRYRRQYWIFPQCGGIFVEGMESSAGPEEIAKERKKRRKAESIQIEEIFDTSDETLNCSNPDHCKQKEDPNEQDNTNLILQKPGSFSKLSKLLEVDTVPPESDVTAPKPNSGADGCALPHQNSGRHSPGSMQPTVTQNSMEKTHWNLFSPGSGGAGKVYSPLPSDQLLLPGTPWEDASLTHADAPAAASPTPQAQPPSKSPSPGPAPLLESSQNPVGLNPFALSALQMKSGVPVMGLQFCGGPTGVLNSNIPFLPPVPSVGSGLGPSEGNADTFLTPCVVSNESETPVRENEKVSSTQPAALEVAKPVDYHRSKPIPEEMQFGWWRITDPEDLKALLEVLHPRGIREQALQKQIQKHLDYITQACIENKDVTIIELNENEENQVTRDIVEHWSVEEQAMGVDLRILQQVEDLERRVASASLQVKGWMCPEPASEREDLVYFEHKSFSNLCKEHDGEFTGKEESSAHALERKSDNPLDIAVTRLSGLERNIERRYLKSPLSTTIQIKLDNVGTVTSLAPAPSTSGDDNGIEEAIVPGLRVWRRALSEARSAAQVALCIQQLQKSIAWEKSIMKAASSLKRGRKDRKRKIEENICGTGVKQESCSRGKKLKQDNSDLMLGRY, from the exons ATGTGCTTAGCAGACCAAAAG cctttGCCAGAGTTGCCTCGTATTCCAGGACTTGTTCTCTCTGGAAGTACATTTTCCAACTGTCTCATGGTGGTGCAGTTCTTACGAGACTTTAGTAAAGCTTTAGGCTTTAATGTGAGTACTGATATTCCAAACCTCAGTATTCTTCAGGAGGGATTGCTGAATCTAGGGGACAGCATGCATAAAGTACAAGATTTGCTTGTGAGGCTCCTGTCAGCTGCTGTGTGTGATCCAGGTCTAATTACAGGATacaag GCCGAAACAGCTCTTGGagaacatttactgaatgttgGTGTGAATCGAGACAATGTTTCTGAGATCTTGCAGATCTTTCTGGAGGCCCGTTGTGGACAGACTGAGCTCACCGAAAGCCTGAGGACCAAGGCCTTCCAGGCCCACACTCCGGCCCAGAAAGCCTCGGCGCTGGCCCTCCTGATCAGCGAGCTGGCCTGCAGCAGGGGGGTGGCCAG TGAAATTGACAAGAACGCTGATTATATGTCAAACTTGAGGAGAGATCAATGGATGGTAGAAGGTAAACTCCACAA GCTCCGAATCATTTATGCTAAGAAAGCAGGCAAGAGAGACACTTCAGGTGGCATCGATCTTGGAGAAGAGCAGCACGCGGCGGCCACCCCCACAGCAGGACGCAAGCGAAGAAGGAAGGGTGGGGACAGTGACGCTGATGGcaacgaggaggaggaggaagccaaggaagacaaaaaaggaaagaaaacggATGTCTGTGAAGATGAG GATGAAGGTGACCAAGCAGCAAGTGTTGAAGAGCTAGAAAAACAGATTGAAAAGCTGAGTAAA CAACAGAGTCAGTACAGAAGGAAGCTCTTTGATGCGTCTCACTCTTTACGTTCGATGATGTTTGGCCAGGATCGTTACAGACGTCAGTACTGGATTTTTCCCCAGTGTGGGGGGATTTTTGTAGAAGGCATGGAGAGCTCTGCAG GGCCGGAAGaaattgcaaaagaaagaaaaaaacgaaGAAAAGCAGAAAGCATTCAGATCGAAGAAATATTTGATACTTCTGACGAGACTTTAAATTGTTCAAATCCAGATCATTGTAAGCAAAAGGAAGATCCTAACGAACAAGATAACACAAATCTCATTCTTCAGAAACCTGGCTCTTTTTCCAAATTAAGCAAGCTTTTAGAAGTAGATACGGTGCCTCCTGAGTCAGATGTAACGGCCCCCAAACCAAACAGCGGTGCAGATGGGTGCGCACTGCCTCACCAGAACAGTGGGAGACACTCACCGGGCAGCATGCAGCCAACGGTGACACAGAACAGCATGGAAAAGACACACTGGAATCTGTTCAGTCCTGGTTCAGGTGGTGCAGGCAAGGTCTACAGTCCTCTCCCCAGTGACCAGTTGTTATTGCCAGGAACACCCTGGGAGGACGCTTCCCTTACCCATGCCGATGCGCCAGCTGCCGCTTCACCAACTCCTCAAGCCCAGCCGCCCTCTAAGTCACCTTCGCCTGGCCCAGCTCCTCTTCTTGAATCATCTCAAAATCCTGTTGGCCTAAACCCGTTTGCTTTATCGGCTCTTCAG atgaaAAGTGGAGTACCTGTGATGGGACTCCAGTTTTGTGGGGGGCCCACGGGCGTGCTTAATTCCAATATTCCATTTCTACCACCTGTCCCTAGTGTGGGATCAGGGTTGGGACCGTCAGAAGGAAACGCTGATACATTCTTGACTCCCTGTGTTGTGTCAAACGAAAGTGAGACTCCAGTACGAGAGAACGAAAAAGTCTCTTCGACTCAACCTGCGGCTCTTGAAGTAGCCAAACCAGTAGATTATCATCGTTCAAAGCCTATTCCAGAAG AAATGCAGTTTGGCTGGTGGAGAATTACTGACCCAGAGGATTTAAAAGCTTTGCTGGAAGTGCTACATCCCAGAGGAATAAGAGAACAGGcattacaaaaacaaattcagaaacacCTGGATTACATCACTCAAGCCTGCATCGAGAATAAGGACG TTACCATtattgaattaaatgaaaatgaagaaaaccaggTAACTCGAGATATTGTGGAGCACTGGTCAGTAGAAGAACAAGCAATGGGCGTGGACTTGAGGATTCTTCAGCAGGTAGAAGATCTGGAAAGGAGAGTCGCATCAGCAAGTTTGCAAGTAAAG GGTTGGATGTGTCCAGAACCGGCATCAGAGAGGGAGGACTTGGTCTACTTTGAACATAAGTCATTTTCTAACTTGTGCAAGGAGCACGATGGAGAATTTACTGGCAAAGAAGAAAGCAGTGCTCATGCCCTAGAGCGGAAGAGTGACAACCCCCTAGATATAGCTGTAACCAGGCTGTCTGGGTTGGAGCGAAACATTGAAAGAAGGTATCTGAAGAGCCCCTTAAGTACCACCATTCAGATCAAACTGGATAATGTGGGCACAGTTACTAGCCTTGCTCCTGCACCATCCACTAGTGGTGATGATAACGG AATTGAAGAGGCTATTGTTCCCGGTCTCAGGGTCTGGCGACGGGCATTATCAGAAGCTCGCAGTGCTGCACAGGTAGCTCTGTGCATTCAGCAGTTACAGAAATCCATAGCATGGGAAAAATCGATTATGAAAGCT